The following proteins come from a genomic window of Amaranthus tricolor cultivar Red isolate AtriRed21 chromosome 14, ASM2621246v1, whole genome shotgun sequence:
- the LOC130799731 gene encoding reticulon-like protein B2, whose product MAEHDESKPESFVEKIAEKIHHHDSSSSDSDDDKPAPSSLKSKIYRLFGRDKPVHKVLGGGKPADILLWRDKKTSATILGSVTAVWALFEVFEYHLLTLICHLLILTITVLFLWSKASSFINKAPPKIPDVRIPEGPILEFASALRYEINRGLQSLREIASGKDLKKFLAVIAGLWVFSILGSCCNFLTLFYTSFVLLHTLPVLYEKYEDQVDAFAEKAMIEIKKQYAVFDEKVLSKIPRGPLKDKKIA is encoded by the exons ATGGCAGAACACGATGAATCAAAACCTGAATCATTCGTTGAAAAGATCGCGGAGAAAATTCACCATCAtgattcttcatcttcagattCAGATGATGATAAACCCGCACCTTCTTCATTGAAATCCAAAATTTATCGTCTGTTTGGAAGAGATAAGCCTGTTCACAAGGTTCTCGGTGGTGGTAAAC CTGCGGATATTCTTCTGTGGAGAGACAAGAAAACTTCTGCTACGATCCTAGGGAGTGTTACCGCTGTTTGGGCTTTGTTTGAAGTATTTGAGTATCATTTGCTCACTTTGATTTGCCATCTCTTGATACTTACCATTACCGTGCTGTTCCTGTGGTCAAAAGCTTCGAGCTTCATTAACAA GGCTCCTCCGAAAATTCCTGATGTACGGATCCCTGAGGGTCCAATCCTAGAATTTGCATCGGCTTTAAGATATGAAATTAATCGCGGGCTTCAATCTCTTCGTGAGATTGCATCAGGGAAAGACTTGAAGAAGTTTCTTGCT GTGATTGCTGGTTTGTGGGTATTTTCAATATTGGGAAGCTGCTGCAACTTCTTGACATTGTTCTACACAA GTTTTGTTCTGCTTCATACCTTGCCAGTACTGTACGAGAAATACGAGGATCAAGTAGATGCATTTGCTGAAAAAGCAATGATCGAGATTAAGAAACAATATGCAGTCTTTGACGAAAAAGTATTGAGCAAAATCCCTAGGGGTCCATTGAAAGATAAGAAGATTGCTTAA
- the LOC130799732 gene encoding ubiquitin C-terminal hydrolase 12-like isoform X1, protein MDRIGVLQQEDDEMLVPNSDITDNHQPMEVVAQAESASTNNNNAEIQPVEDPSSSRFTWKIDNFSRLNAKKHYSEVFVVGGFKWRILIFPKGNNVDYLSMHLDVADAQTLPYGWSRYAQFSVAVVNQIHNKYSVRKGINFSN, encoded by the exons ATGGATCGGATTGGTGTTTTGCAGCAAGAAGACGATGAGATGCTCGTTCCGAATTCTGATATTACCGATAATCATCAACCTATGGAAG TTGTTGCGCAAGCCGAATCTGCgagtactaataataataatgctgAGATTCAACCTGTGGAGGATCCATCTTCGTCTAGGTTTACTTGGAAAATTGATAATTTCTCGAGGTTGAATGCTAAGAAGCATTATTCGGAAGTGTTTGTTGTTGGCGGTTTTAAATG GAGGATACTTATATTTCCTAAAGGGAACAATGTGGATTACTTGTCGATGCATCTTGATGTTGCTGATGCTCAGACTTTGCCTTATGGGTGGAGTAGGTATGCACAGTTCAGCGTAGCTGTGGTCAATCAAATTCATAACAAGTATTCGGTGAGAAAAGGTATAAATTTCAGTAATTGA
- the LOC130799732 gene encoding ubiquitin C-terminal hydrolase 12-like isoform X2: MDRIGVLQQEDDEMLVPNSDITDNHQPMEVVAQAESASTNNNNAEIQPVEDPSSSRFTWKIDNFSRLNAKKHYSEVFVVGGFKWRILIFPKGNNVDYLSMHLDVADAQTLPYGWSRYAQFSVAVVNQIHNKYSVRKDTQH; the protein is encoded by the exons ATGGATCGGATTGGTGTTTTGCAGCAAGAAGACGATGAGATGCTCGTTCCGAATTCTGATATTACCGATAATCATCAACCTATGGAAG TTGTTGCGCAAGCCGAATCTGCgagtactaataataataatgctgAGATTCAACCTGTGGAGGATCCATCTTCGTCTAGGTTTACTTGGAAAATTGATAATTTCTCGAGGTTGAATGCTAAGAAGCATTATTCGGAAGTGTTTGTTGTTGGCGGTTTTAAATG GAGGATACTTATATTTCCTAAAGGGAACAATGTGGATTACTTGTCGATGCATCTTGATGTTGCTGATGCTCAGACTTTGCCTTATGGGTGGAGTAGGTATGCACAGTTCAGCGTAGCTGTGGTCAATCAAATTCATAACAAGTATTCGGTGAGAAAAG